gtggaaaactcactcgtgtgaaagggaccttacagTAGGAGGTAGGCATAGCATAGAACCTGGACGCAGTAATTGAaggtcaatttttattttattttttttttctccactcggGTGCCTGACCCACCTCTTGAAGTGGACCCGGAACCGACCACCACCCCCAGCCCTCTTATCTATCATGCCCCTGCTCAGGACAATTTTGGTCCCCTACTGGGTCCCTCTATTGAACAGAGGCTCTCTAATTTCCGACAAAATGCGAGAGCCCTGTTAAATAGTCGGAGATCCAGTAGGAGCTGTCATGAGGATTTTGGGAACCTTGTAGAGATAGTTTCTGAGGCTCTAGATTCTAGAAGGTTTTGCAGAGGAAATGAGGGAGGACTTGGCACGTCGCCTGGAGGGACGGAGGCGGCATATCAACTCAGCCCTCACCATCATTTCGTGCTAACCACAATCCCCAGgatggatcaaatgacgtctgagCAGatgaatgatttaaaaaaaattgggttgaGAACGGGTCGTGGGAAATTTTGCACCGCCCCCAGTCCCACTCCTTTCACCCATCCCTTTCCCGACCACCATCCCATTCCCACCCCCCTGAGCATGTGTTCACTCCTCCTTCTTTCATCTCCTGCTCACCATGTTGCTCCCacttcttttcaaactccctcTTTGACACATGCTCGGGAACATTCCAGTTCTGACCCATTCTCTCTCCCACACCTCACAAATCCACCATGCATCTTTTCCTGAAATGGGTTGCTAGGACTTTTATTTTCTGAACGGCTGTAGTGCCAAAGGTGGATGAACCTTGAACATTACATGTTCCCCGATCAATAACGGGCTTTCTTATAACTCCTTATTGATCGTATTCTCTccgattggcacatgaacaaacaaatgcttgttcatcagtcaatcttgtgccctttcacatgagcccttgtgggagtcacggtccatgTGAATCAGCATCATCACGAATTCACTAACTACAGAGCgctaaaacgagatttttgtataacttaccagtaaaatctctttctcgctctttccttgggggacacagaagaccttgggtatagctcatctccctaggaggcgtgacactaagtgaaaactgttaagcccctcctccacagctataccctcagcctggagagagagactgccagttgcgtgtccaagcagtgagaaaaggcaaagaccaacaaggaaccaaaaagccaactacccaacgggtaacaaaaactcggaaaacgcacagagaaaaaacaatgaatgggtgggtgctgtgtcccccaaggaaagagcgagaaagagattttactggtaagttatacaaaaatctcgttttctcgcccagtttccttgggggacacagaagaccttgggacgttcaaaagcagtccaaaagggggagggaccacagcaccaaggtgaagcacccgaaaggcatcaatgaaccgccgcctgtaAACCCAGGCGGGGTAAGGCAGCATCCGCCAAAGTCAGAGCATGCACCCTGTAGAAACTCAgtaaggcgtgcaaggcagaccCGTGGCCACCGTGCCCAAATGCacagccgaagcccaatgcctccagcccaggaggcaccgaccgctctggtgaaaggaacggtgacaccaacgacagaatcctgccctaggtgcggtaacctcagcaatagccaatctgatcaagcggaggaaaaccaccctggagtctgtcaaccctatgcacagacctcctggaaacccaagaggccgaacgtctgcaagagtcggagatctccaagtaaaaacggcaaggcccaaacaacgaccaaataggtgaggtgttgaagcgaaaggcaaacaccaccttcagaaggaaggaagaaacgggATGCAGAAACAGCCCTgacctggaaaagacagaaagctCGTAACAACAAAAAAGGCCAATctggcacccgtcagagacacgaccGATACGGAACAcgaccgtacaggacagaagggatagagagaactcctgtaacggctccaaggacaagattggagcgccgagagctcagaatacagtccccagggcggtaccgaaggacagtacagaggaaccaaagagccactccgaggaagaaggacTTGGCAGGCCAGAGggccgggaacgctggaagaggaagaacagcgccgacacttgacacctcaaggaaaagacagaaccatggggaaagaacttcagtgtggggaatgcacagcttcccacagaaccccagtcaaaaaaaaacctaagtcttacgacagatcctggacgaaacacagccaggagcggacagtcgcctggcaagcaggcgaaaacccaatgtgatcaggcgcagaccagtaacacgggcagaagggtcgacaaaactagccccgtcggccctcaaacaacgttgtcccgtatccacccgagtGGAGGAGCAGAGGACAGAGGGAAAGAACCCAAAGGATCCACCAGACGCCAGGGGAaggcaggctaaagtccatgccgATGCAACCACGTTGTACAGTCCCGGTGAGGGAGACCAAAGGACAACCTGGACCGAGGTAGTCCCCCCAAGACAtcgagaaggtaagtctacatcaggaccatcgtcttagaacgggccacgcaatctgcactcagtggggggacagaacgcggtagactcggtaaataggcacacagctaatacagccagcgtgaacaagggagacggtacgaggccaaaaggaacaccggaaccatccacatgaacaaacatgctctccccagaggggaggaccgTGAAAATACAGCCTCCGAAGGCTGgcgagaagccacatcggagtgattcGTATAGAGCGGGAGCCGAACAAAGCCGGCGAGATAAGgccgtcgagacagaggccgacaacacaccctccaaccgaaaggaggagtgggcaacagggaagccataggacagctcaaaagcagaatccgctacactgtgagacgcccAGTCCACcgtctcgcagaaggcgaataccttgaagaacccaaggcggaggtccccggacctgggtaatccagcacccaagagaagtcgggtgaccttcccgagaagagcagcccgaacccggtagcagatcagacaggagcgtagaggcgccaagaggaaggactcataccacactgcatccgaagaggaggaaattgcagcaggcaagggaaccACAGTCCTGCCAGAGTCAacgaagaattcgagaggcgccgcagacaacagcactctcgaccatgtgaccactagcgcagggaagTAATGCCGCAGAAGGACGCAtgggcatgcatctaggacccacgaacactccctgtcagctcggtgcagcagagagcaaaagagcctgtccggtcaggaggacagaatgaactccctagggacgagtgcaaggctggcggcaagcatcgtctcccaagaaacaaaggtatgccgcaggaagcaggtgaggcatacgtacgagcagccccgtaagcagcgagaaggccaacccacctagaaaaaaaagggggggggggggctcgtcCCAGAGTGCCCCAGCATGTACGGaattgcaaagtgcaacctgaaagggagttatgcacaaacctAGCATAGCATGCGAAGGAACGCAATCAGCCCACCCCGAAAGGGGGGAAATTGTACCTGGCCAACAGCagacggcaagagtgcaaagacccgtcccaaaagggagtgatgcctaaggccatacctacttcagagaagcaggacattACCCTATATtccagcaggaacgcaggaggtccacctagcgaaaggggaacatgcacagggatatcctagcattaaatgagtgtgcaataatacacccaacactgaactcagcgagagtgcaactactctgccaatgaagggggacatgtacaagtccagcacagccatacaaggacagccgtgaatctcatgagcgtgccaaattctgcccttgaagtgagaggtggtcatgcacaaggccagcaccgtaaccaatggaagtgcaagcgtcccacccatgttagagggccattctcctggccagcaatgtatccggtgagagtgtagcaCAACGCCCAGAAAAAGGGAgggtaaagcacatggccagcatctcatccagggagagtgcgagcacaccgccatgcatgggagtcatacacatTGCCAGCAATGTACTGGCAagagacaaacacagtcactaaggatgcgtgcatgtcgcctgaggaaggaaggcatgcCCCGGGCTGGCAGAgaatccagcaagagtgcgtacaccgcctacggaagaggggccatgcatatggccgacagcggatccagcgagagcgcaagcaccctgccatgtatgggatacatgcacgtggccagcaacgtacctgcgaggaaacaACCAACGACAGAGGGAAGTATGTAtgctgcctgagggaaggaggcatacctaaggccggcagggaatccaacaagggtgcagcataccgcctaagaaatggccggcagcgaaaccagtgagtgcagcataagAACAtagtacatcatagcacatcagcgagTGCGCAGCATTCCAccaatggaagggggacgtgcacatatCCAAAACCGTATCCGgcgagagtgcagtattccgcctaaaaaagggggtcatgcacatgatcggcaacagatccagtgagagtgccgcgTTCCGCCCAGgaggggggtcacgcacatggccggcagcgaatccagtgagtgctgcgttccgcccaggaagggggtcccgcacagggccggcagcaaaaccagagagtgcagcgttccgcttatggaagggagtcgtgcacatggccagcaccgtatccggtgaaggtgcagtattccgcctaagaagggggttatgcacatggccagccagggggagtgcagtagcccgcctaggaAGGGGGGgaatgcacatggcaggcaccataaccggagagacgatgaatgctgcctacagaaggtccgaatgcacttggccagcgccgtatcctggaagaggcaagaaaaaaaccacctaaaaggggaaatgccctagcagcgacgcaggctgggagcgcaacaccatgccgcctgtggaaagaggacatgcagacatgcagcattactgatgaggctgcagcgtcctgcgcagcccaatagaaatcatgatcaattattaattattttatcattataaaacttttttttttttttttttttttcatctaattTAAAACCCagcctctgaggctaaaggggagccacTATATAGGGGCCCTGAGAAGACCAGGAGAAAAAAAGGAGGGCTAACTATACAGACCCACTTGTGGGAGCCGGCctgtacccaaagggttaacagggatccggcctggagggcggcgtgcgatcccctgggggcggaggaacctccaggcgggaaaaaatcgcgcctggagaagttcccgccccctccaccagagaccggaaaattgcggcctagtaggccgcgaagccgggggctaAAGTTGCGGCGTCCGGCCCGTCATACCGCCGGGACCTGAGGCGGAATGGCGGttcaaaccggccgcgggagcccaccccgcaggccggtcgggattgcggcccagcaggcccgAAGCCTGGGACCAACTAGCGGAGCCCCGCCGACCGGCACCTGCTGGGGCATAGTCAAGCCCAATGcgggccgcgggagcccaccccgccggccgaAAGAGAGGGGGGCGCGGAGTGCAGttctgccggccgcgggagcccaccccgccgccagAAGAGACAGGAGGGCCGGAATGGCGGCTCGCTGGCCGCGGGGGCCCCTCCGCCGGCCGGAAGATACAGGGGCCAGGAGTGGCGGttctgccggccgcgggagccaccCGGCCGGCCGGAATAGACAGGGGCCAAAATGCGGttttgccggccgcgggagcccaccccgccgccagAAAAGACAGGAGGGCCGGAATGGCGGCTcgctggccgcgggagcccaccccgccggccggaAGAGTAAGGGGTCctccttactccactgcagcgtcCTGCCCCTCCGGTAagcccaatgtgatcaggcgaaATGGGGGGGGAAGCCCAGATGCCAGGGGGGGACCCAGAGACGGAGAGCTCAGGATATAATCCCCTCACTAGCAGCATGTCCCATGAGGCCAGGAGAAAAGAGGAGCAGATTGCCGCACAgcggcaccccaggggccagcctatgTCCAGCAGgagaagggtccagaggcccagtatgggggtcaggcacgcaggagaccattgggtgggggacgtagggctggagaagccactctcttaccacagccgtcttcaccctcggtccattccagcagggtcgccccttcagctactggcaccgtagtggcaggacgctggaagaggggcttggcgtgcgggcgacccttgtgctggcgggatgcaggggagctgggctgccctggtccaccttgccttctgtgggggaggcagcagtgcggtgaccggcactggcgcagctcaaccccgggagaacagagaggtctagtgcgtctctgttgtccctgatgatctggaacaaaaagaaagaaaaaagtaaaaatctaaaaatttaaacaaggagaaaagagccctgcagagcagggagtgtcttgcctccttggacactaagcaaaaactggcagtctctctctccaggctgagggtatagctgtggaggaggggcttaacagttttcacttagtgtcacgcctcctagggagatgagctatacccaaggtcttctgtgtcccccaaggaaactgggcgagaaatttAAATTTCACTCTTTAGTTAATTAATTACAGATGATGCTCTCACAACGAGCGTGATTAACACAAGGAACATGCTGCTGTTAAAgatgttgtccgggttcagagctgaagttGGACCTACACAGAATTTCACCTGGCAACGGAGCATTTCAAGCTCTAATGCCCTTActtgccctgcgcaggatcgGGAAGggcttacaataacacactgctaggcggaggaatctgccagtgtgttcggtgatgtcacccgcTCTAATGGGCCGGCTTtatcgctgccctagccgttttacaggctagggctgcgctaaagcccgcccatcagtgctgttGGCGCCATCGGGCTCGCTGATGGGCgcaagcctccgcctggcagctctatggagagcccagtacgtcaccggatctccataaAATGAACCCAgataaacccctttaacaagcatTATTTCTCGTCACAAGGCAGATTGTGTGATGTTGTCAAACAACAAAAACACAATGGTGCCTTGCAATATTGAAGAAGGGCCAAAAGCTTAAAGGATTTGTCTCAACACAGAGGATGGggccatatcgctaggatatgccacattTCACTCATAGCTTATAGGTGCGTTTCCCAGCACATGCAcacacacctatatcgagaaaatAAAAAAGGGCTGGTGAGCGCATTACGCAGGAACATCATCCAAACATAGCCGAGCGCTGGATAGGCTGTTTCCGTCaggcccatagaattgaatggaagcagtggccggtcatgcgtggtgcactcccattcacttcaatgaagaaagtgcttggtggtggccggaccggactTCTCCAGCAAACACCTAGTGTGGCTATGTCACCAACCCTGGGACCCACATCTCTAAGGAGgggaatatcctagcaatatgcaccAAATGTCTAAGACACCCCCTTTAATAACCATGTGTGGGGCTACTACCCTTCACGTTTATTTCACAAAAGCTAATGCAACCCATGAGGACCTGGACCATGTGCATGTTCACAAGAGTGATGCTGCAACTATGCCATGCACAAAATCCAGACGTCATGGGTGATATTAGCTTGtgcggaaaaaataaaataaaattatatatatatatatatatatatatatatatatatatatatatatatatatatatatatatatcaccagTGTTGCATTCTTGGGGCTGAGTAAAAAAGATGAAGACACAAGGtgtataccaaaaaaaaaaactttgatttaATAGAAGATCAAACAGTTTAAACAACATTATCCTGCCAACTCACTCTGCCCGCTTCAGAAACAAAGTAATCGGCGAAACTGTCCCTCATGTCGGCCACGCCAAGGGTTGACTGATATGACAAACGTTGCAGCCTGGTGAGTGTGCAATCAACCTCCTGGGGGTCCAGGCGCAGTGGTTCCTCCATTAACAGATAGTTATGTAGAACTACACAAGCTTTGACTATATCGTCGATGGTTTCAACCTTAAGATTTATAGCTTTGGTGAGAATACGCCATTTAGCAACCAaaatgccaaaggcgcactccaccGTTTGTCTAGCTCGTGTCAGTCTATAGTTAAACACTCGCTTAGCAGGGTTCAAGTCACGGCTAGAGTACGGCTTGATGAGGTTCTCACACATTTGGAACGCCTCGTCCCCTACTACCACAAATGGCACTGGAGGTCCATCAGTACCTGGAAAAGGTCTCGGAGGTGGCAATCCAAAGTTCTTCGAATACAGGAGGCGTCCCATTGCTGAGTTTTTGAAAGCCATTGAGTCATTTGTCCACCCATAAGCTCCAATGTCAACGGCAACAAACCGGTAATCGGCATCTGCAATGGCCATCAAGATCATTGAGAAATATTTTTTGTAGTTGAAGAATTCGGAGCCACTTCCGGAAGGTTTTACAATCCTTATGTGTTTCCCATCCACCGCTCCGACACAATTAGGGAATTGGCAGGTTTCCAGGAACTTGTCTGCAATCTGAAGCCACTGCTGTGTAGTTGGATGTGGGATGCAATCCTCACACAATACCTCCCACAAGGCACGACAAGTATCCTGGACTATACTGGAGATCGTCGAAATTCCCATCCGATACTGGTAATGCAGCGAGGACAGACTTTCTCCGGTAGCAAGAAACctgtcaaaaaatgaaaaaagatcaataaatataaaaaaaatcatatatacagttgtacagaaaaaaaaaaaaacattaggacAATGCTTACCTTATGGTCACCATTAGCCGCTCTGCAGGAGAAATTGCCCTTCTGAAGCGGGTATCCTGTCTTTCGATGCGCGTCGAAATGCGCTGCAGTAGCTGGTCAAAACTCTCGACAGTCATGTGCATATAGGTAAAAAACGTTTCTGGCCGCTCACGAAGCTCCAAATACAGGACGGAAAAAACGCCTCTGGTCATCCGTTTGGAAGTTATCGGGTGGACCCAATAGCGGCGTCTTCTTCTTTCCTGGTCACGTCTTCTCCATCTCGCTTTCAGGATTAGAAACCTCAATCGCAGACGTAAGTGGGCAGGCAGCATGGTCCCAAAACACAAGGAGCCTTAATGGAGGTTCCCTGCTTATACACACTGTAAAAGTGGCTGGACACTTCGAGGCACTCCTCACACCtttaaaacggatccgctaaacggaagcaaaaacggaaACAAACGTGACAAACGGTTCTGCTTTACAAACGGATCCATCAGAACGGATCCTTTTAAATGGTTTCCGTTTCTTTCATTTGCgtgacggatccgtttcaaaCATCCTGAAACGcaaatgtgaatgtagcctaagtaaTATCtctcccctccaacatacagtcccatgtaaataacatcacaccctcCCACCAGCCTCTCCAACATagttccatgtaaataccatcattccctgcagtcccatgtaaataacatcacaccctcCCACCAGTCTTTCCAACAtagagtccaatgtaaataacatcacaccctcCCACCAgcttctccaacatacagtcccatgtaaataccattatTCCCTTCAacataaagtcccatgtaaataacatcacaccctcCCACCAgtctctccaacatacagtcccatgtaaataacatcacaccctcCCACCAGCCTCTCcaacacagttccatgtaaataccatcattccctgcagtcccatgtaaataacatcacaccctcCCACCAgcctctccaacatacagtcccatataaataacatcacaccctcCCACCAGTCtttccaacatacagtccaatgtaaataacatcacagcctctccaacatacagtcccatgtaaataccattatTCCCTTCAacataaagtcccatgtaaataacatcacaccctcCCACCAGTCTCTcaaacatacagccccatgtaaataacatcacaccctcCCACCAgcctctccaacatacagtcccatgtaaataacatcataccCTCCCACCAGCCTCTCCaaaacacagtcccatgtaaataccatcatcCCTTCagtccctccaacatacagtcccatgtaaataccatctctCGCTCCCACACACAACAGTAACAACTCAACAGTTTACCACATCAAAGCGCACCGATAGGAGTCCCGCCCATTAGATCACAAGTCGCCGCCTCTTCCCGTGACATCATGCCTATCATATGCCGTTCTAATCACTTCCCTCCGCCCACGGCCTGGTCACATGGacatgacgtcatcgaaggtcctttcgCACACAGGAAATAGCGTCTACCCAGGTAAGTAAGGGGAGCTTTGATTGGTCGCTTTAAGATCCAATGGCTGGAGATGTGATTGAGCTGTGCCAGCAACCAACGTACACACTGGGAGTCCGGGAAGTGCTGAGCTCAGGATGCCCGAGGGCTGAGAGTGGAGAGGATCTTGTCAGAGCGCGGCTGAAGCTGGGGAGCGGGGGGCCATGAACCTGGGGTAAGGGCACTGCACCCCTCTAGAAATGCCTGCGGCTTGTTACTGCCCCCTGCTGGTCCCCCTATAGAGTGGCCTCTTGTGTTTCCTGCATTATCCTAATGCAGACTGATAATTCTGGTGGTTAGCACCTGTCCTGATAATTAAGGTTACCATGGCAACGAAGTAATATTTCTCCAtctgaaaaaaaatgaatcccgttaaattaaatgtaattaaaGTAATAGAGGCCATGGTGTATTCTGCAGTATCAGGAGGTGATCGCAGCCAGTCCATGTCCATTGGCCCATCCCGGAAAACGGAGGTCAGAATGGGCGCTGGATTTATCAACCTGCcgccatatttttctttttgcgtaTGTCAGTAATAGGGGGgaatatctttattttatttttttctgccatgTTCCCGATCAGGGATGTGTtggtgaatagtgttgagcaaacttgtgttttaaagttcgggttatcgaagaatcgcgttatggattctaaattctgtTGTGGtcggtggtagcggaatccataacgcgattcttcgataacctgaactttagatgccgaacttaaaacacaagttcgctcaacactattggtgaatagagatgagcgaacttctgttttaagttcggcgtctaaagttcggcttccggttagcggagaatccctatctggaaccggatatggattccgacttccgttgtggtccgtggtagcggaatcaataatggccgattattgattccgctaccacggaccacaacggaagtcggaatccatatccggttccagatcgggattctccgctaaccggaagccgaactttagacgccgaacttaaaacagaagttcgctcatctctattggtgAACTATGCCATACTGGGGTATACCCTATAGCATTACACTACAATAGGGTGCTGCGGAGCTGAACTCCAAAATTAGGGCAGGTGTAGACTGGTGCGGCAGGACGCTGAGACAATGTGAAGCCATGTATGATGCGTCATGGGGCAGAAGTGCTGATTTAGTGCAGCGGCTCCTTCGTCATGCAGTAAACAAACACCGCAGCAGCTTTATTAGtcattttaatccatatgcaaatgagcagttaagggcATTGAGGGcggacccaagccactctgtgcaccgttgctcctcctgcttccttttccagCCCCTCAattcattgacagggccatgtAACTATatagtcatctcacctggccctgtcaatcaggggtTGCTGACAGaggaaggtggaggagcaagggtgcacagagtggcttgggcccaccctcagtgcactgaactccctatttgcacaagtatttttatttttttatgagggTGCAATAGGGGCTCATAGGTCTGTGTATGCCATATCACCAGTATTCAAATTGTAAGAGGCCTTAGTAAAGTGTGGCTGCCTGTGCGCGCGCTCCAGTCACACTACAAGCTGTATTCTGCCTGTGGCACTTGTCCTACTCTAGTATTGGTATTGTGATAATGGTCATATCATTTATTAGAAGAGACGGCTAATAAGGCAGCTCCCTCGTGTATAATTGGTAATACAATGGCTGCAATATGAAGAGTTATAGTTCTCAGTCACTGTTGCCGCTGTTTCAGATCCTTTGTATGAAGTTGACTGACCCTTCCCTGATGGCAGTTGTTGAAGGGAAGAAGGATCAGGCATATTGTATttaaacatgcctgatccttttcccTCTCAGGATATAAGCCGCTGACATACTCTCTTCCTATTGGGAACGCATGCACACTTAGCAGAGCATGCTTGTGTCTGGGGGGATTCTGGAGGAATATCTGTCTATGGACTGGTGTATAGGTGTCCGTGATCTTAGACCCCACAGCAGTGAGTCATTGTGATCAAGCCCCCGACGTAGAGACTAGACAGAGGCctttgtggataggagataactatcagatcggtgggggtactaccactgggacccccactgatcactagaacggGGGACCCGTACTCCCCGCAGGCCCCTTGCTGCTCCTCTAAAATAACCAGAGCGGACAGTCGCACATGCGTGCgggcactccattcatttctatgggagttccgaagatAACTAagtacaatctcctgaactccctgTGGATAGGGGAGAACTTGTACCTACTGGAATACTCTTTAAATTACTAGCTGAAAAAAATCTGCcagcattaaaagggtttttccaggaatAGGCAAAATTTTCACAAGAGAAGGGGAATGGGATAAAATACTGCTAAGGCTGGTGATTGGCTGCTACAGTCACGTGTTGTCATTGTTGCAGCCAGGTAGACAAACCCCAGGTACAGAAAAAGCTGAGCAACGCTGCGGGATGTAATCGGTCAATAATGTCTCTTTTATTACTTTATTGCCATGTTCGTCATTGCCCCCTTTTAAAAACTTGAAATCAGACCATCCCTTTAAAAggagggataacccctttaaggacactcCTCGAGGAGCTGATTGTTTAAGCTCAACTGACAGTTGCTGGGtgctaggcactgtatacagtaCGTTGGTTTTAGGAGCTGTTAGCAGTCACTCGTGTAACCTTTATTGCCGTGTTATGGATGGCGCCTCTGGCTTTTATGTCTTATTAAAATCCCTGATGCACCCAATAATGGTCAGCATTTCCTGATCTGAAACAATATAGATGAGAAAGCTCTCCGGAATATAGCTCGGCTTGCTAAACCACCTAGCTGCTTGATACA
This Bufo gargarizans isolate SCDJY-AF-19 chromosome 7, ASM1485885v1, whole genome shotgun sequence DNA region includes the following protein-coding sequences:
- the LOC122943633 gene encoding protein ANTAGONIST OF LIKE HETEROCHROMATIN PROTEIN 1-like; the protein is MLPAHLRLRLRFLILKARWRRRDQERRRRRYWVHPITSKRMTRGVFSVLYLELRERPETFFTYMHMTVESFDQLLQRISTRIERQDTRFRRAISPAERLMVTIRFLATGESLSSLHYQYRMGISTISSIVQDTCRALWEVLCEDCIPHPTTQQWLQIADKFLETCQFPNCVGAVDGKHIRIVKPSGSGSEFFNYKKYFSMILMAIADADYRFVAVDIGAYGWTNDSMAFKNSAMGRLLYSKNFGLPPPRPFPGTDGPPVPFVVVGDEAFQMCENLIKPYSSRDLNPAKRVFNYRLTRARQTVECAFGILVAKWRILTKAINLKVETIDDIVKACVVLHNYLLMEEPLRLDPQEVDCTLTRLQRLSYQSTLGVADMRDSFADYFVSEAGRVSWQDNVV